The proteins below come from a single Kosakonia sp. SMBL-WEM22 genomic window:
- a CDS encoding DUF3131 domain-containing protein: MSKTVVRWLAIPLLLLAAAFALFSEGGAGWRWLTKGAWNTTARVSSLTPQEREWAAIAWRYFVNNTQPQTGLVNGSDKQPRVTLWQMGDTLIALLAAKDLDLVDDKEFDARLTRLLGTLNRLMLTDSRTPGRLYSSQTATLVDFSGKPVKSGWSAKDMARLMLALRLTAERAPQYREYLDKVILRWNFCPVMDGEGELWSASLQNGQPVVREELRLGESEYAASAFRLWGFPAGKALTPPSKNVIIYQRSLPVDARDPRTTWQPSILSTVPAMLPGLEFGWQPPGLSDEVQTLLRDRAQGVWLTQKTRWEKEKTLTARADFTLAQAPWHVEDSVWGNGYAWNTLGDDGKYYPRLAQVTTKAVFTLWVLWDTAYTNALMAVTEHLNDPERGWFEGRVEATGDINKMVTLSTNAMVLEALLYKANGGPLFRDGLIDDESYFVRRTTDEFNKPGLCLPGERTPRAAP; encoded by the coding sequence ATGTCTAAAACCGTAGTTCGCTGGCTGGCGATCCCTCTGCTGCTACTCGCCGCCGCCTTTGCGCTCTTTAGCGAGGGCGGCGCAGGCTGGCGCTGGCTGACAAAAGGGGCGTGGAACACCACCGCGCGCGTCAGCAGCCTGACGCCGCAGGAGCGCGAGTGGGCCGCCATCGCCTGGCGCTACTTCGTCAACAACACCCAGCCGCAAACCGGGCTGGTCAACGGCAGCGACAAGCAGCCGCGCGTCACGCTGTGGCAGATGGGCGACACGCTAATCGCCCTGCTGGCGGCTAAAGATCTCGATCTGGTTGATGATAAGGAGTTTGACGCGCGCCTCACCCGCCTGCTCGGCACCCTCAACCGGCTGATGCTCACCGATAGCCGAACGCCTGGCAGGCTCTACTCCAGCCAGACGGCGACCCTCGTCGACTTTAGCGGCAAGCCGGTGAAGAGCGGCTGGTCGGCGAAAGACATGGCGCGCCTGATGCTGGCGCTGCGCCTTACCGCCGAGCGCGCACCGCAGTACCGCGAATATCTCGACAAAGTGATCCTGCGCTGGAACTTCTGCCCGGTCATGGATGGTGAAGGCGAGCTGTGGTCAGCCTCGCTGCAAAACGGCCAGCCGGTGGTGCGCGAAGAGCTGCGCCTCGGCGAGAGCGAATATGCCGCCAGCGCCTTTCGCCTGTGGGGTTTTCCGGCCGGGAAAGCGCTCACGCCGCCGTCGAAAAACGTCATCATCTACCAGCGCAGCCTGCCGGTGGATGCCCGCGATCCGCGCACCACCTGGCAGCCATCGATCCTCTCGACGGTGCCAGCGATGCTGCCGGGGCTGGAGTTTGGCTGGCAGCCACCGGGATTGAGTGACGAGGTGCAAACCCTGCTGCGCGATCGGGCGCAGGGCGTCTGGCTGACGCAGAAAACGCGCTGGGAAAAGGAGAAGACCCTCACCGCCCGTGCCGACTTCACTCTCGCGCAGGCACCGTGGCACGTGGAGGATAGCGTCTGGGGCAATGGCTATGCATGGAACACCCTCGGCGATGACGGGAAATATTACCCGCGGCTGGCGCAGGTGACGACCAAAGCGGTGTTTACGCTCTGGGTGTTGTGGGACACCGCCTACACCAACGCCTTGATGGCAGTGACGGAACACCTGAACGATCCCGAACGCGGCTGGTTTGAGGGGCGCGTTGAAGCAACAGGCGATATCAACAAAATGGTAACGCTCTCCACCAACGCGATGGTGCTGGAGGCGCTGCTCTACAAAGCCAACGGCGGGCCGCTCTTTCGCGACGGCTTAATCGATGATGAGAGCTATTTCGTGCGCCGCACGACAGATGAATTTAACAAACCCGGCCTCTGCCTGCCGGGCGAACGCACCCCGAGGGCCGCGCCATGA
- a CDS encoding globin produces the protein MKFYRDLFEASLSRVFPDDEKHAFFNAFYTTFMQMSPETEQHFARFGSEEGQQLVYKSFFAMLAVDGALFVPDFLERLAREQSTDGLRLPPRFFALWREAMLITVRQRDPQCDEETLTAWAMAIAPGLEYLRRQAELHYRAGEAS, from the coding sequence ATGAAATTCTACCGCGATCTCTTTGAAGCGAGTCTGAGCCGCGTCTTCCCCGATGATGAGAAGCACGCCTTCTTTAACGCCTTCTACACCACCTTTATGCAGATGTCGCCAGAGACGGAGCAACACTTCGCCCGTTTCGGGAGTGAAGAGGGGCAGCAGTTGGTCTACAAGAGCTTCTTTGCCATGCTGGCGGTCGACGGCGCGCTGTTTGTGCCCGATTTTCTCGAGCGGCTGGCGCGCGAGCAGAGCACCGACGGCCTGCGCCTGCCGCCGCGCTTTTTTGCCCTCTGGCGTGAAGCGATGTTAATCACCGTGCGCCAGCGCGACCCGCAGTGTGACGAAGAGACGCTGACCGCGTGGGCGATGGCGATTGCGCCGGGGCTGGAGTACCTGCGCCGCCAGGCCGAACTGCACTACCGGGCCGGGGAGGCATCATGA
- a CDS encoding response regulator — MSTACHFDLNALPAAVLIYDRHERLLAWNAQVEAFYPALAGGLKPGATLQSLAEKFIDAAYNTDPSRRQILREAIIRNCRQHNHREVRQAGQRRLFVHHQRLADGSIVSLHSDITQLDEAQRSRQQLHDDFLLTADSIHIGIWDWQISADNLQVNDTLLTMIGHPRSQWRHPARFLLHLVHEEDRARLRQAMQGSTRHHVPVFECEIRVRHQSEEWRWMLLSGQVVTLTMQGDAERVIGTLQDITRRKEAELLAIEAAKVARDANEAKSAFLANMSHEIRTPMNGILGMTQLCLDTQLTSEQREYLSLVMSSAQSLLHIINDILDFSKIEAGKIILDEEPLEIRPFIQTLIRPHMPAASEKGIELLVDIDPAVPEVVSIDGPRLRQILTNLLGNALKFTHQGEVVLAISPGEESGSWRFAVRDSGIGIPAEKQQAIFEAFSQADSSTTRRYGGTGLGLTISARLVKMMGGELAVSSEPGVGSEFAFSLTLVSQPAALAAMQMTHFSGERVLVVDDNSTNLRLLETMLTQMGLVPHCVDNAHQALRLTAESEPFPLILLDAQMPEMDGISLALELSVLPQASQSRIIMLSSMNRHFDARMLKRIGIAHYLHKPVAQSELNQAIASVLAPGRLPEPVAVEQPVAPPVAASALRILLAEDNLVNQKLALRLLERLGHHAEVVDDGRAALDRWHEGGWDLILMDLQMPGMDGETAIRLLREEEVMHTLRHQPVIAMTAHAMQGDKERCLAMGFDGYIAKPVSQQALHDELTRITQQDDEGLPTQSALLAQCADDAELVNELLGLFAESVGTMQGEIAAAIHTNDRDGLRRAAHKLRGEAIALDFTRLSQLLQQLESQAIGLDQQALDNLHTALREEFVRVEVWLQRREANHAA, encoded by the coding sequence ATGAGCACAGCCTGCCATTTCGACCTCAACGCCCTGCCCGCGGCGGTGCTGATCTACGATCGCCACGAGCGGCTACTGGCGTGGAATGCGCAGGTAGAGGCATTTTATCCGGCGCTGGCCGGCGGGCTAAAGCCGGGCGCGACGCTGCAAAGCCTGGCAGAGAAGTTTATCGACGCGGCCTATAACACCGACCCGAGCCGCCGCCAAATCCTGCGCGAGGCGATCATTCGCAACTGCCGCCAGCATAACCATCGCGAAGTGCGCCAGGCCGGGCAGCGCCGCCTGTTTGTCCACCACCAGCGGCTGGCGGATGGCAGCATCGTCAGCCTGCATAGCGACATCACGCAGCTGGATGAAGCCCAGCGCTCGCGCCAGCAGCTGCATGATGATTTCCTGCTCACCGCTGACTCTATTCATATCGGTATCTGGGACTGGCAGATCTCGGCAGACAATTTGCAGGTCAACGACACGCTGCTGACGATGATCGGTCATCCGCGCAGCCAGTGGCGCCATCCGGCACGCTTTCTGCTCCATCTGGTGCATGAAGAGGATCGCGCCCGCCTGCGCCAGGCGATGCAGGGCTCAACCCGCCATCACGTTCCGGTGTTTGAGTGTGAAATCCGCGTTCGCCATCAGAGCGAGGAGTGGCGCTGGATGCTGCTCTCCGGCCAGGTGGTGACACTGACCATGCAGGGCGACGCGGAGCGGGTGATCGGCACGTTGCAGGATATCACCCGCCGTAAAGAGGCGGAGCTGCTGGCGATTGAGGCGGCGAAAGTGGCACGCGACGCCAACGAGGCGAAGAGCGCCTTTCTGGCGAATATGAGCCATGAAATTCGCACGCCGATGAACGGTATTCTCGGCATGACACAACTCTGCCTCGACACGCAGCTCACCAGCGAGCAGCGGGAGTACCTCTCGCTGGTGATGAGTTCGGCGCAGTCGCTGCTGCATATCATCAATGACATTCTCGACTTTTCGAAAATCGAGGCGGGCAAAATTATCCTCGATGAGGAGCCGCTGGAGATCCGCCCCTTTATCCAGACGCTGATCCGCCCGCATATGCCCGCCGCCAGCGAAAAAGGGATTGAGCTGCTGGTCGATATCGATCCCGCCGTACCGGAGGTCGTCTCCATTGATGGCCCCCGGCTGCGGCAGATCCTCACCAATCTGCTCGGCAACGCGCTGAAATTTACCCATCAGGGAGAGGTGGTGCTCGCCATCTCGCCGGGCGAAGAGTCCGGGAGCTGGCGTTTTGCGGTGCGCGACAGCGGCATCGGCATTCCCGCCGAAAAGCAGCAGGCGATCTTCGAAGCCTTCAGCCAGGCAGACAGCTCCACTACCCGCCGCTATGGCGGCACCGGGCTGGGGCTGACCATCTCCGCGCGGCTGGTGAAGATGATGGGCGGCGAACTGGCTGTGAGTAGCGAACCGGGCGTGGGCAGCGAGTTCGCGTTCAGCTTAACGCTGGTAAGCCAGCCTGCCGCGCTGGCGGCAATGCAGATGACGCATTTTAGCGGCGAGCGGGTGCTGGTGGTGGATGATAACAGCACCAACCTGCGCCTGCTGGAGACGATGCTGACGCAGATGGGGCTGGTGCCGCACTGCGTCGATAACGCCCACCAGGCACTGCGCCTGACGGCAGAGAGCGAACCCTTTCCGCTGATCCTGCTTGATGCGCAGATGCCGGAGATGGATGGCATCTCGCTGGCGCTGGAACTTTCGGTGCTGCCGCAGGCGAGCCAGAGCCGCATCATTATGCTCAGTTCGATGAATCGCCACTTCGATGCTCGGATGCTTAAACGCATCGGCATCGCCCACTACCTGCATAAACCGGTGGCGCAAAGCGAGCTGAATCAGGCGATCGCCAGCGTGCTGGCACCGGGCCGCCTGCCCGAGCCTGTTGCCGTCGAACAGCCTGTCGCGCCGCCAGTGGCAGCAAGCGCGCTGCGTATTCTGCTGGCGGAAGATAATCTGGTGAACCAGAAACTGGCGCTGCGTCTGCTGGAGCGGCTCGGCCATCATGCCGAGGTAGTTGATGACGGGCGTGCGGCGCTCGATCGCTGGCACGAAGGCGGCTGGGATCTGATCCTGATGGATCTGCAAATGCCCGGCATGGATGGCGAAACGGCGATCCGCCTGCTGCGCGAAGAGGAAGTGATGCACACGCTCCGCCACCAGCCGGTGATCGCCATGACCGCGCACGCCATGCAGGGCGATAAAGAGCGCTGCCTGGCAATGGGGTTTGATGGCTATATCGCCAAGCCGGTAAGCCAGCAGGCGCTGCACGATGAGCTGACCCGCATCACGCAACAGGACGATGAAGGGTTGCCCACGCAGAGCGCCCTGCTGGCCCAGTGTGCCGACGATGCTGAACTGGTCAACGAGCTGCTGGGCCTGTTTGCCGAAAGCGTCGGCACGATGCAGGGCGAGATTGCCGCAGCCATTCACACCAACGATCGCGACGGCCTGCGGCGCGCGGCGCATAAGTTGCGCGGCGAGGCGATTGCCCTCGATTTTACCCGTCTGAGCCAGCTGCTGCAGCAGCTTGAGAGCCAGGCGATCGGCCTCGATCAACAGGCACTGGATAACTTGCACACGGCGCTTCGCGAGGAGTTCGTGCGCGTTGAGGTGTGGCTGCAACGCCGGGAGGCAAACCATGCTGCGTAA
- a CDS encoding sugar-binding domain-containing protein, protein MLRNTLMLMLLLSTQAFAIALPVTWSLAGEWRVHDANDPAFDGVSASSADWRTLRVPANWYSDGLDHQGALWYRHSFTLPEQSADTLATLVFDGVDYLADVTLNGKRLAHHEGYYQRFPVDISHALRRHNQLAVRVDSPFEDPKTIWPLHKTMVKGVLNQHDTRPGGAWSAQGQDANSGGIWAPVRLHLSRGVAIDEIILRPQWQEGLAKPMLRAEIRYRAKQAGPVTLRLAATPDNFYGRDYRQEFPVTLETGESKVLTVTLPMEAARLWWPVGHGKPNLYRVRASLMDQQGVMDTAVTRTGLRKMEEAADNKGWRINDKRLFVKGSNYIGSPWLGTMTRKKYRQDFELVTGMNANAIRVHGHVAGRALYDVADEMGLMIWQDVPLQWGYNNSSEFADNAARQTREMVAQFGNSPAIVAWGGHNEPPWNSPWMEKRFKDWNRDLNRELTQKVADALAEDTSRIVHRFSAVEEHYWQGWYFGTMRDVLAPAKTGIITEFGAQALPRLSTLKTIIPASEMWPKSTDAKDPGWDRWKYHNFQPFQTFGFANVPRGENIQQTIDNTQRYQAQLVAMAAESYRRQRYQPVTALFHFMFVETWPSINWGVVDYLRQPKAGYYALQTAYQPLLPSIEPVTANWQTNKANNVRLWAINDSWSACEKCTLKWRITQNDSNLESGELPLTLEADSGQMVKEVSVTPTAPGEVKIAYWIEDRQGKVVGKNARVEAVTAGENPVP, encoded by the coding sequence ATGCTGCGTAACACGCTAATGCTGATGCTCTTACTCTCAACCCAGGCTTTTGCCATCGCGCTGCCCGTCACCTGGTCCCTTGCCGGAGAGTGGCGCGTGCATGATGCCAACGATCCCGCTTTCGATGGCGTCAGCGCCTCCAGCGCCGACTGGCGCACCCTGCGTGTGCCCGCCAACTGGTACAGCGACGGGCTGGATCACCAGGGCGCGCTCTGGTACCGGCACAGCTTTACCCTGCCTGAGCAGTCTGCCGATACGCTGGCAACACTGGTGTTTGACGGCGTCGACTACCTTGCCGACGTGACGCTGAACGGCAAGCGGCTGGCACACCATGAGGGCTACTATCAGCGCTTCCCGGTCGATATCAGCCACGCGCTTCGCCGCCATAACCAGCTGGCTGTGCGCGTCGATAGCCCGTTTGAAGATCCGAAAACCATCTGGCCGCTGCATAAAACAATGGTCAAAGGGGTGCTGAATCAGCATGACACTCGCCCTGGCGGTGCCTGGTCGGCGCAGGGGCAGGATGCCAACTCCGGCGGCATCTGGGCACCGGTCCGGCTCCACCTTAGCCGCGGCGTGGCAATTGATGAGATTATCCTGCGCCCGCAGTGGCAGGAGGGACTGGCGAAGCCGATGCTGCGCGCCGAGATCCGCTACCGGGCAAAACAGGCCGGGCCGGTGACGCTGCGCCTGGCGGCGACGCCGGATAATTTTTATGGTCGTGACTACCGCCAGGAATTTCCCGTCACGCTGGAGACAGGCGAGAGCAAGGTGCTGACGGTGACGCTGCCGATGGAGGCCGCCAGGCTCTGGTGGCCGGTCGGTCACGGTAAACCTAATCTCTATCGCGTGCGCGCCTCGCTGATGGATCAACAGGGGGTGATGGATACCGCCGTTACCCGCACCGGCCTGCGCAAAATGGAGGAGGCAGCGGACAACAAAGGCTGGCGCATTAACGATAAACGCCTGTTTGTGAAGGGCAGTAACTATATCGGCTCACCGTGGCTCGGCACCATGACGCGCAAAAAGTATCGTCAGGACTTCGAGCTGGTCACGGGGATGAACGCCAATGCGATACGCGTGCATGGCCATGTCGCCGGACGCGCGCTGTATGACGTCGCCGATGAGATGGGGCTGATGATCTGGCAGGATGTGCCATTGCAGTGGGGCTATAACAACAGCAGTGAGTTTGCAGATAACGCCGCCCGCCAGACGCGGGAGATGGTGGCGCAGTTCGGCAACTCACCAGCGATTGTGGCCTGGGGTGGACACAACGAGCCGCCGTGGAACTCGCCGTGGATGGAGAAGCGCTTTAAAGACTGGAATAGAGATCTTAACCGCGAGCTGACGCAAAAAGTGGCGGATGCGCTGGCCGAGGACACCTCACGTATTGTGCACCGCTTCTCCGCCGTGGAGGAGCACTACTGGCAGGGGTGGTATTTCGGCACCATGCGCGATGTGCTCGCTCCGGCGAAAACCGGCATCATCACCGAGTTTGGCGCGCAGGCGCTACCGCGCCTCTCAACGCTGAAAACCATTATTCCCGCCAGCGAGATGTGGCCCAAGAGCACCGATGCGAAAGATCCCGGCTGGGATCGCTGGAAGTACCACAACTTCCAGCCGTTCCAGACCTTTGGCTTTGCCAACGTGCCGCGCGGCGAGAATATTCAGCAAACCATCGACAATACCCAGCGTTACCAGGCGCAGCTGGTGGCAATGGCGGCAGAGAGCTATCGCCGCCAGCGTTATCAACCGGTTACCGCCCTGTTCCACTTTATGTTTGTCGAGACCTGGCCGTCGATCAACTGGGGCGTCGTTGACTACCTGCGTCAGCCGAAAGCGGGCTATTACGCGTTGCAAACCGCCTATCAACCGCTGCTGCCCTCTATCGAGCCGGTCACGGCAAACTGGCAGACCAATAAAGCGAATAACGTGCGGCTGTGGGCAATTAATGATAGCTGGTCGGCCTGCGAAAAGTGCACGCTGAAGTGGCGCATCACGCAAAACGACAGCAACCTGGAGAGCGGTGAGCTGCCGCTGACGCTTGAGGCAGATTCCGGCCAGATGGTGAAAGAGGTTTCGGTAACCCCCACCGCGCCCGGCGAAGTCAAGATCGCCTACTGGATTGAGGATCGGCAGGGCAAAGTGGTGGGTAAAAACGCGCGCGTGGAAGCGGTGACGGCGGGCGAAAACCCCGTACCGTGA
- a CDS encoding phosphotransferase — translation MTTENLAQMGAARVVKRVDAAGITVIEKAPVSKVEYAFYHQVAPELHGVEILTPALLAADPSARALTLEAIPYPVSQHNVASDAILSMLARLHRFAPDKKWHYHTHRWPEAQLELSLQLLALPREAADVLRRCQRDSDSLFAEAGLISGDSNAGNWGQRENGEFVLFDWERFSTGHPVIDLAPLIKGMGSPEEYQYLAMRYCRFNRRSENNLAREIALAKAWIVSEVITLLHDRQKADFPHFQGWYRRYLPDWLREVQKII, via the coding sequence ATGACAACAGAGAATCTGGCACAGATGGGTGCCGCGCGAGTGGTGAAGCGGGTGGACGCCGCCGGAATAACCGTGATTGAGAAAGCGCCGGTCAGCAAGGTTGAATATGCCTTCTACCACCAGGTTGCGCCTGAACTACACGGCGTGGAAATCCTTACCCCCGCTTTGCTGGCAGCCGATCCCAGCGCGCGCGCCCTCACCCTTGAAGCGATTCCCTACCCTGTTAGCCAGCACAATGTCGCAAGTGACGCCATCCTGTCGATGCTGGCGCGCTTACACCGCTTTGCGCCGGATAAAAAGTGGCACTATCACACCCACCGTTGGCCCGAGGCGCAGCTGGAGCTGAGCCTGCAACTGCTCGCCTTGCCGCGAGAAGCCGCTGACGTGCTGCGCCGCTGCCAGCGCGACAGCGACAGTTTGTTTGCCGAAGCGGGGCTGATTTCCGGCGACAGCAACGCCGGCAACTGGGGGCAACGTGAGAACGGCGAGTTTGTGCTGTTTGACTGGGAGCGGTTCAGCACTGGTCATCCGGTCATTGATTTAGCCCCGCTGATAAAGGGCATGGGCTCGCCTGAAGAGTATCAATATCTCGCGATGCGCTACTGCCGTTTTAATCGGCGGTCAGAAAATAACCTCGCGCGAGAGATTGCCCTGGCAAAAGCGTGGATTGTCAGTGAAGTGATTACATTACTTCACGACCGTCAGAAAGCGGATTTCCCGCATTTTCAGGGCTGGTATCGTCGCTATTTGCCAGACTGGCTACGGGAAGTACAAAAAATAATTTGA
- a CDS encoding VWA domain-containing protein codes for MIRITRIVKPSVELTDYAASFSPFRTLLETYFPPSIQNLYARPVIADDGAVEWYSDINGQPRRLLDLSETEQSRARAVLEQRLDNVRALHQKLAISGGEPEAMMRVLLAASQTPAPEQVWVIDGQPVIVPPAEGAPRAAAAATAAAAVAPAVAGRRWWPWLLLLALLIALILLLLSRCSPLREPAAPVTQAPPTTSAEPIKTETPPAPQAPVKPGKAVCPAQRTQQQAPEMVVIMDASGSMAITMDATRDELISWNQGKYVENIEREPRRISLARNAAKGIIDSIPRDMNISLVAAENCRQVSLSPSFPFAQRTALKKRIEGIQPVGKTPLAEALMLAGKKVDGVNRDAIILLISDGDETCGGDPCQVARELKKRKPRLQVNVVDIMSTGAGNCIASSTGGKVFAVNNTQEFKQIMKKAMQEYIPEGCE; via the coding sequence ATGATAAGAATTACAAGGATCGTTAAACCTTCAGTTGAATTAACCGATTATGCCGCGTCATTTTCACCTTTTCGTACGCTACTCGAAACCTATTTCCCCCCCTCTATCCAAAATTTATATGCCCGCCCGGTTATCGCCGATGACGGTGCCGTGGAGTGGTATAGCGACATTAATGGTCAGCCGCGCCGCTTACTCGATCTGAGTGAAACCGAGCAGAGCCGCGCCCGCGCCGTGCTGGAACAGCGTCTTGACAACGTCCGCGCGCTGCATCAGAAGCTGGCGATAAGCGGGGGCGAGCCAGAAGCGATGATGCGCGTACTGCTGGCGGCCAGCCAGACGCCTGCGCCTGAGCAGGTGTGGGTAATTGACGGCCAACCGGTGATCGTCCCGCCTGCCGAGGGTGCCCCGCGCGCTGCCGCTGCCGCCACGGCTGCCGCCGCCGTGGCACCTGCTGTCGCAGGGCGTCGATGGTGGCCGTGGCTTCTACTTTTAGCACTGCTTATTGCCCTGATTTTATTGCTGTTATCACGCTGTTCGCCGCTGCGCGAACCCGCTGCGCCCGTCACGCAAGCACCGCCCACAACGTCCGCCGAGCCGATAAAAACGGAAACCCCGCCCGCACCGCAAGCGCCGGTAAAACCAGGCAAAGCGGTCTGCCCGGCACAGCGAACCCAGCAGCAAGCCCCTGAAATGGTGGTGATTATGGATGCCTCCGGTTCGATGGCCATCACCATGGATGCCACTCGGGATGAGCTGATCAGCTGGAACCAGGGAAAATATGTCGAGAATATTGAACGCGAACCGCGCCGTATCTCACTGGCGCGTAATGCGGCCAAAGGCATTATTGACAGCATCCCGCGCGACATGAATATCAGCCTGGTGGCGGCGGAAAACTGCCGTCAGGTCTCCCTGTCGCCAAGCTTCCCGTTTGCCCAACGCACGGCGCTGAAAAAGCGGATTGAGGGTATCCAGCCTGTGGGTAAAACGCCCCTTGCCGAAGCCTTAATGCTGGCGGGTAAAAAGGTAGATGGCGTTAATCGCGATGCAATTATTTTGCTGATTTCCGACGGAGATGAAACCTGCGGTGGCGATCCCTGCCAGGTTGCCCGTGAGCTGAAAAAGCGTAAACCGCGCCTGCAGGTTAATGTCGTCGATATTATGAGCACCGGCGCAGGAAACTGTATTGCCAGCAGCACTGGCGGCAAAGTTTTTGCCGTTAATAACACCCAGGAATTTAAGCAGATCATGAAAAAGGCGATGCAAGAATATATTCCTGAGGGCTGCGAATAA
- a CDS encoding SrfA family protein, with protein sequence MFLCSDKLNKYQSMGENGQAVHISALQLRETLRLRKQSAAADVLAIPQISEHGDRVDWYAPFSGDVIPWSAATESERQSALAQLETTQATLRQLSHDFAQSNQPEQQLFGKLLEKTLQFPDPEHVWLVNGKPVISFWGFVNARHQARIDPLDCLRPPKPVAPAAPLHSAPPVNEPVVTPPKRRGWWILPAWLCWLLPLLLLGLLLLWLLRGCVPGVTIPGFSVEKPSLPDVHLPVTESGTTLPATSSEHVVGTTESVTAPVVNGSTTGIAPLSDEESATSTPENAAALNDPAVPVAPGAGSDPEAGSDPAQPAVEPVTPEAQVQDPALAEPGTTPGGTTAPVEVKTPLSLPPEALAQGRTDFLNGQWRAGAGIQDQRTGKPLSLNYQIKDGKGEVQMVRGDGVSCRGAVNAAIQAGKLAINNQGEAQCTDGSVYQMPEIVCAPGAKSVADCKGSYGANTLFPLSMKQEASN encoded by the coding sequence ATGTTTCTGTGCAGTGACAAGCTCAATAAATATCAGTCGATGGGCGAAAACGGGCAGGCTGTCCATATTTCTGCGCTGCAGCTGCGCGAAACGCTCCGCCTGCGCAAACAGAGCGCGGCTGCCGATGTGCTCGCCATTCCGCAAATTAGTGAACACGGCGACCGTGTTGACTGGTATGCCCCTTTTTCCGGCGACGTTATTCCCTGGTCAGCGGCCACCGAGAGCGAACGCCAAAGCGCTTTAGCGCAGCTGGAAACCACCCAGGCCACTCTGCGCCAACTTAGCCACGATTTTGCCCAGAGCAATCAACCGGAACAGCAGCTGTTCGGTAAGCTGCTGGAAAAAACCCTGCAATTTCCCGATCCCGAGCATGTCTGGCTGGTCAACGGCAAGCCGGTGATCAGTTTCTGGGGATTCGTCAACGCCCGCCATCAGGCACGGATCGATCCGTTGGACTGCTTACGTCCTCCGAAGCCTGTTGCTCCCGCTGCGCCGCTGCACAGCGCGCCGCCGGTCAACGAACCGGTTGTGACGCCACCTAAGCGGCGCGGATGGTGGATCCTACCCGCGTGGTTATGCTGGCTGTTACCGCTGCTGCTATTAGGTCTTCTGCTGCTATGGCTGCTGCGCGGCTGTGTACCCGGCGTAACAATACCTGGCTTTAGCGTCGAGAAACCATCGCTTCCCGACGTACATCTTCCGGTTACAGAGAGTGGCACAACCCTGCCCGCCACCTCATCTGAACATGTCGTCGGCACCACGGAGAGCGTTACTGCGCCAGTGGTAAATGGCAGCACGACGGGCATCGCCCCGTTGAGTGATGAAGAGAGCGCCACCTCTACCCCGGAAAACGCCGCCGCCCTTAACGATCCGGCCGTGCCGGTCGCGCCAGGAGCAGGCAGCGATCCTGAAGCAGGCAGCGATCCTGCCCAGCCTGCCGTTGAGCCGGTGACGCCAGAAGCGCAGGTGCAGGATCCGGCGCTGGCGGAGCCAGGCACTACGCCGGGTGGTACCACCGCGCCAGTCGAAGTGAAAACCCCATTAAGCCTGCCGCCAGAAGCACTGGCGCAGGGCCGCACCGATTTCCTTAACGGTCAGTGGCGCGCAGGCGCAGGCATTCAGGATCAGCGTACCGGCAAGCCGTTAAGCCTCAACTACCAGATTAAAGATGGCAAAGGTGAAGTGCAGATGGTGCGCGGCGATGGGGTCTCCTGCCGCGGTGCGGTCAATGCCGCCATCCAGGCCGGCAAGCTGGCCATCAATAACCAGGGTGAAGCGCAGTGCACCGATGGCTCGGTTTACCAGATGCCGGAGATCGTCTGTGCGCCCGGCGCTAAAAGCGTTGCCGACTGCAAAGGCAGCTACGGCGCCAATACCCTTTTCCCCCTTTCGATGAAGCAGGAGGCAAGTAACTAA